The following are encoded in a window of Polynucleobacter sp. VK25 genomic DNA:
- a CDS encoding Crp/Fnr family transcriptional regulator: MMKPVDIKIAWQGQSDCGSCSIRNSALFAELNEEDFSKIHAPIDDLKYEANSLIYSQNDSASHLFTLREGYIKLLHLNPDGSTRIVRVVTPGDLFGMEALLGDLYSHSATALTNIRLCRIPKNIISTLGEESPRLHRQIVKKWGEALSQSESWFSEINTGRIEVRLARFFLKLAKPSGNSAVAPLFKREDMGLMMDVKFETISRALASMSEQGLISNISRLTVQVPNIDTLRAFSERGL; encoded by the coding sequence ATGATGAAGCCTGTAGATATAAAGATTGCGTGGCAAGGTCAGAGTGACTGTGGGTCATGCTCTATCAGAAACTCTGCTTTATTTGCAGAGTTAAACGAGGAAGACTTTTCGAAAATACACGCCCCAATTGATGATTTAAAGTATGAAGCTAATTCATTAATTTATTCCCAGAATGATTCAGCATCACATCTATTTACTCTGCGGGAGGGGTATATAAAGTTGCTTCATCTCAATCCAGATGGCTCCACGAGGATTGTGCGCGTTGTGACTCCTGGCGATTTATTTGGGATGGAAGCTTTATTAGGTGATCTTTACTCTCACTCTGCGACAGCTCTAACCAATATTCGTCTTTGCAGAATTCCTAAAAATATTATTTCTACCCTTGGTGAAGAGTCTCCACGCCTTCATCGTCAAATCGTTAAAAAATGGGGGGAGGCTTTATCGCAATCGGAGTCATGGTTCTCTGAGATTAATACCGGTAGGATCGAAGTTAGGCTTGCACGGTTTTTTCTAAAGCTAGCAAAGCCATCTGGTAATTCCGCAGTTGCGCCATTGTTTAAGCGCGAAGATATGGGGTTGATGATGGATGTAAAGTTTGAAACCATTAGTAGGGCCTTAGCATCCATGTCAGAGCAGGGACTCATATCAAATATTAGTAGGCTTACTGTCCAAGTCCCCAATATTGATACACTACGTGCTTTTTCAGAGCGCGGCCTTTAA
- a CDS encoding cytochrome d ubiquinol oxidase subunit II, translating to MTSIDYTQATIWLPLFFFVAMGFAMLSYVVLDGYDLGIGMLLNRASDHDKDMMIASIGPFWDANETWIVLGVGLLLVAFPLAHGLILTELYLPVAAMLMGLILRGVSFDFRVKVNIEQKPLWNLLFYTGSLIASVSQGIMIGRLIVGFDSGILGWGFSLLVGICLPAGYVLLGSTWLILKTEGQLQQQSFRWAKTSLWLTGFGIALVSAATPYFSPEIMHKWFAWPQILWLSPVPIATAILFLLTNHSIQSLERGASKLEWLPFAFVVAIFWLAFFGIAYSIFPYVIIGKMTLWQAAAATESLWVIFWGAIIVLPTILGYTLFSYRIFKGKASALTYY from the coding sequence ATGACCTCTATTGACTACACCCAAGCAACTATTTGGCTCCCGCTATTTTTCTTTGTCGCCATGGGATTTGCCATGCTGTCTTATGTGGTTCTGGACGGTTACGACTTAGGAATTGGAATGCTGCTCAATCGAGCATCAGACCATGACAAAGATATGATGATTGCATCGATTGGCCCTTTTTGGGATGCCAATGAAACTTGGATTGTTTTAGGTGTTGGCCTGCTACTTGTCGCATTTCCATTGGCTCATGGGCTGATACTTACTGAGCTCTATTTACCTGTAGCGGCAATGTTGATGGGGTTAATTCTTCGAGGCGTGTCATTTGACTTTAGGGTTAAGGTCAATATTGAACAAAAGCCGCTTTGGAATTTATTGTTTTATACCGGTAGTCTGATTGCTTCAGTCTCTCAGGGCATCATGATCGGCCGCCTGATCGTGGGGTTTGATTCAGGAATTTTGGGATGGGGTTTTTCACTGCTGGTTGGAATATGTTTACCAGCCGGTTACGTGCTGCTTGGGTCAACATGGCTGATTTTAAAAACAGAAGGACAACTTCAGCAGCAATCATTTCGATGGGCTAAAACCAGTTTATGGCTCACAGGATTTGGTATTGCATTGGTCTCGGCTGCCACGCCATACTTTAGCCCTGAAATCATGCATAAATGGTTTGCTTGGCCACAAATTCTTTGGCTCTCACCGGTGCCAATCGCAACCGCTATTTTATTTCTGCTCACAAATCACTCTATCCAATCATTAGAGCGGGGTGCTAGTAAGCTAGAGTGGTTGCCATTTGCCTTTGTTGTTGCGATATTTTGGCTGGCATTCTTTGGTATTGCTTATAGTATTTTTCCATATGTGATCATTGGCAAAATGACTTTGTGGCAAGCTGCTGCAGCCACTGAATCTCTATGGGTAATTTTTTGGGGGGCAATTATCGTACTCCCAACTATATTGGGGTATACGCTTTTTTCATATCGAATATTTAAGGGTAAGGCTAGTGCACTCACTTACTATTAG
- a CDS encoding cytochrome ubiquinol oxidase subunit I, protein MSRIQFGANISFHILFPTISIALGWFLFYFKIQQNRTGLDCWKEAYQFWIKIFALTFALGVVSGITMSFQFGTNWPGYMETVGNIAGPLLAYEVLTAFFLEATFLGVMLFGAKRVSQRVHTLATFLVAFGTSLSAFWIIALNSWMQTPQGFIMIDGRAHAVDWMAIVFNPSMPYRLSHMMLASFLTVSFFIAGISAYRYLRNSRSEANSMVMKIALTAAMVLTPIQIMLGDLHGLNTLHHQPAKLAAMEGIWNGGTGVPAVIFGIPNKQTRTNDYEISIPKLASFYLTHSWDGEVKGLNDFGDKIPPVAPVFFAFRVMVGVGVLMLLFSWLGRWQMRQNRPLPKLIAKGLVLMTFSGWVAVLAGWYVTEIGRQPYLVTGVLTTAQAATTLPTSMVFSTLFAYLTLYVGLLAAYIWVVFYLARQADDKESPKIQLEKQSETSWSLFRT, encoded by the coding sequence ATGAGCAGGATCCAGTTTGGTGCAAATATTTCCTTCCATATTTTGTTCCCAACTATTTCGATTGCTTTAGGCTGGTTCCTCTTTTACTTCAAGATTCAACAAAACAGGACGGGGTTAGATTGCTGGAAAGAGGCATATCAGTTCTGGATCAAAATTTTTGCCTTAACATTTGCTTTGGGTGTCGTGAGCGGTATCACGATGAGTTTTCAGTTTGGAACAAACTGGCCTGGATACATGGAGACCGTTGGCAATATTGCCGGCCCATTATTGGCCTATGAAGTCCTAACTGCCTTTTTCCTTGAAGCAACTTTCTTGGGAGTCATGCTATTTGGCGCAAAGCGTGTTTCGCAAAGAGTGCATACATTAGCTACTTTTTTGGTGGCTTTTGGGACTAGTCTTTCAGCCTTTTGGATTATTGCTTTAAATTCATGGATGCAGACTCCGCAGGGTTTCATCATGATTGATGGCAGGGCGCATGCCGTTGATTGGATGGCTATCGTCTTTAATCCATCGATGCCTTATCGCCTCAGCCATATGATGTTGGCTTCATTTTTAACGGTATCGTTTTTTATTGCGGGTATTTCTGCTTACCGCTATTTACGTAATAGCCGCTCGGAAGCAAATTCAATGGTGATGAAAATAGCGCTTACTGCAGCCATGGTTTTAACGCCCATTCAAATTATGCTGGGGGATCTACATGGCCTAAATACCCTTCATCATCAACCTGCAAAGCTAGCTGCGATGGAGGGAATTTGGAATGGCGGTACTGGTGTGCCTGCAGTAATCTTTGGCATACCCAATAAACAAACTCGTACTAACGATTATGAGATCAGCATTCCGAAGTTGGCATCTTTTTACTTAACTCATAGTTGGGATGGTGAGGTCAAGGGATTAAATGACTTTGGAGATAAGATTCCGCCTGTTGCACCTGTATTTTTTGCTTTTAGAGTGATGGTTGGCGTTGGTGTCTTAATGCTCTTATTTTCATGGTTGGGACGTTGGCAGATGCGTCAAAATCGACCTCTCCCAAAGTTGATTGCCAAAGGTTTAGTGTTGATGACCTTTTCTGGTTGGGTTGCTGTCTTAGCCGGTTGGTATGTAACTGAAATTGGACGTCAACCATATTTGGTGACCGGAGTACTGACCACTGCGCAAGCTGCAACCACTTTGCCAACTAGCATGGTCTTTTCTACTCTTTTTGCTTACTTAACTCTATATGTGGGCTTGCTAGCTGCTTATATTTGGGTTGTCTTCTATCTGGCTCGCCAGGCTGACGATAAAGAAAGCCCCAAAATTCAACTTGAAAAGCAATCTGAAACTTCTTGGAGTCTTTTTAGGACTTAA
- the trxC gene encoding thioredoxin TrxC, which translates to MLIKCPNCQKFNRLPLERINEKPICGACKSSLALGAIEADQASLKEILTQSKLPVIVDFWAPWCGPCKMFAPTFQASAAKYGEQILHVKLDTEANPAISQQYNIRSIPTLAIFKNGSEVERISGALPPSQLEQVISRVK; encoded by the coding sequence ATGCTTATTAAATGCCCAAATTGTCAGAAATTTAATCGACTGCCGCTTGAACGGATAAATGAAAAACCTATTTGCGGCGCTTGCAAATCAAGTTTAGCTTTAGGAGCTATAGAAGCTGACCAGGCAAGCCTAAAAGAAATCCTTACTCAGAGTAAGTTGCCTGTCATTGTAGATTTTTGGGCGCCTTGGTGTGGACCCTGCAAAATGTTTGCACCTACCTTTCAGGCTAGCGCCGCTAAATATGGAGAACAAATACTCCATGTCAAACTCGACACGGAAGCGAATCCAGCAATCAGTCAACAGTACAACATTCGCTCAATTCCCACATTGGCTATCTTTAAAAATGGATCTGAAGTTGAGAGAATTTCTGGAGCATTGCCGCCCTCACAATTAGAGCAAGTAATTTCTAGGGTTAAATAA
- a CDS encoding cytochrome c, class I gives MKKIILLLSALALAQMAQAKTIELPADTVLWRPSDLPGYQLTLQKCSACHSAHYAEYQPPNTGVGYWNAQVLRMKNVFKAPITDEEVPVIVDYLNKTYGANRK, from the coding sequence ATGAAAAAAATTATCCTCCTTCTATCCGCTCTTGCTTTGGCACAAATGGCCCAAGCTAAAACAATTGAGTTGCCAGCAGATACTGTTTTATGGAGACCATCAGATTTGCCTGGTTATCAATTAACCCTACAAAAATGTTCCGCCTGTCACTCAGCCCATTATGCTGAATATCAGCCACCAAACACTGGGGTGGGATATTGGAATGCTCAGGTCTTGAGAATGAAAAATGTCTTCAAAGCGCCAATTACTGATGAAGAAGTGCCAGTGATTGTCGATTACTTAAATAAGACCTATGGGGCAAATAGGAAGTAG
- a CDS encoding molybdopterin-dependent oxidoreductase encodes MNSENFTNRRKVITAALAGGASSLLPSWVMGAEKTNLPIAYGERELMAFPEKKPMIVLTSRPPQLETPFKYYDNHVITPNDEFFVRYHMAGIPTSIDPNTYRLKVGGNVEKPLEISLESLKKNFLSQRIVAVNQCSGNSRGLFEPRVNGGQLGNGAMGNAAWVGVALKDILKAANPGRGAKQVTFDGLDQPVLPSDSDFVKGLDIDHAMDGNVMVAYQMNGTDIPFLNGYPIKLIVPGYYGTYWVKHLSEIKVVDDVYNGYWMNPAYRIPDNDCNCVAPGTAPSKTIPINQFTIRSFITNFTDNSVVTVGKPVQARGIAFDAGYGIKKVLFSQDNGQNWTEARLGQDLGRFSFREWRVEFTPKQKGTLDLRVRASNHAGQVQPMTASWMPAGYMRNVVETVKVTAV; translated from the coding sequence ATGAATTCAGAGAACTTTACCAATAGACGTAAAGTCATCACAGCGGCTTTGGCTGGTGGAGCCAGTTCTTTATTGCCATCTTGGGTAATGGGTGCTGAGAAAACGAATTTACCAATAGCCTATGGTGAGCGCGAACTTATGGCCTTTCCTGAAAAGAAGCCCATGATTGTGTTAACTTCTAGGCCTCCACAATTAGAAACCCCATTTAAGTATTACGACAATCACGTCATTACGCCCAATGATGAATTTTTTGTGCGTTATCACATGGCCGGTATTCCAACATCGATTGACCCAAATACCTATAGATTAAAAGTTGGTGGCAACGTAGAAAAGCCTTTAGAGATTTCTCTAGAGTCTTTAAAGAAAAATTTCCTATCTCAACGCATTGTTGCAGTGAATCAATGCTCTGGTAACAGTCGTGGCTTGTTTGAACCTAGAGTCAATGGTGGCCAGCTCGGTAATGGCGCGATGGGTAATGCCGCTTGGGTTGGCGTTGCTCTAAAAGATATTTTGAAGGCCGCCAACCCTGGTCGTGGCGCCAAACAGGTCACCTTTGATGGCTTGGATCAGCCGGTATTGCCAAGCGATTCTGATTTTGTAAAAGGTTTAGATATAGATCACGCCATGGATGGCAATGTCATGGTTGCCTACCAAATGAATGGTACCGACATTCCTTTTCTAAACGGCTATCCAATTAAGTTAATTGTGCCTGGCTACTACGGTACTTATTGGGTAAAACATCTTAGTGAAATTAAGGTGGTTGATGATGTATATAACGGTTATTGGATGAATCCTGCTTATCGCATCCCAGATAATGACTGTAACTGTGTTGCGCCCGGCACCGCTCCTTCTAAAACGATTCCAATTAATCAATTTACGATTCGCTCTTTCATTACGAACTTCACAGACAATAGCGTTGTCACTGTTGGTAAGCCGGTTCAAGCCCGAGGCATTGCCTTTGATGCTGGCTATGGCATTAAGAAAGTACTGTTCTCTCAGGATAATGGGCAGAATTGGACGGAGGCTAGATTGGGTCAGGATCTTGGACGCTTCTCATTTAGAGAGTGGCGTGTTGAATTCACACCAAAACAAAAAGGGACATTGGACTTGCGGGTCAGAGCCTCTAATCATGCCGGCCAAGTTCAACCGATGACGGCTAGCTGGATGCCTGCTGGCTACATGCGGAACGTTGTTGAGACTGTCAAAGTCACAGCGGTTTAA
- a CDS encoding DUF2789 family protein, which yields MSEHQRTLEELFEQLGLSSQQIHIERFIERHQLKPGSILSDAIYWAPDQKAFLIETKADDSEWSEVVDQLANMLIRKPNP from the coding sequence ATGAGCGAACATCAGAGAACCCTTGAGGAGCTATTTGAGCAGTTAGGGCTTTCCTCGCAACAGATTCATATAGAGCGTTTTATAGAAAGACACCAATTGAAACCGGGGTCTATCCTGTCCGATGCCATTTATTGGGCGCCAGATCAAAAGGCTTTTTTGATTGAGACTAAAGCGGATGACTCAGAGTGGTCAGAGGTGGTTGATCAATTGGCCAATATGCTCATTAGAAAGCCAAACCCATAA
- the pal gene encoding peptidoglycan-associated lipoprotein Pal, which yields MSKFLKILPLALLVLFVSACSSVKLDDANGVATVNAGSSSGYDPISDPKSSVYGKRSIYFEFDSYTVDPKYVSTISAHAAYLKAFQKQKAFIIIQGNTDDRGTAEYNLALGQKRSEAVKKALLAQGVSESQLEAVSFGKEKPANPAQTEAAFKENRRADFVYQ from the coding sequence ATGTCTAAATTTTTAAAAATATTGCCTTTGGCATTATTGGTTTTATTCGTTTCTGCCTGCAGTAGCGTTAAGTTAGATGACGCTAATGGTGTCGCCACAGTTAATGCCGGAAGCTCTTCTGGTTACGATCCAATCAGCGATCCAAAGTCTAGTGTGTACGGCAAGCGTTCAATTTATTTTGAGTTTGATAGCTATACCGTTGATCCAAAATATGTCTCCACAATCTCTGCCCATGCCGCATATCTAAAAGCGTTTCAAAAGCAAAAGGCATTCATCATTATTCAAGGCAATACCGATGATCGTGGAACTGCTGAATACAACCTAGCCCTAGGCCAAAAGCGATCTGAGGCAGTTAAAAAGGCTTTACTCGCTCAAGGCGTTAGCGAATCTCAATTAGAGGCGGTGAGCTTTGGTAAAGAAAAGCCAGCCAACCCAGCCCAGACAGAGGCGGCATTTAAAGAAAATCGCCGCGCTGATTTTGTCTATCAATAA
- the acs gene encoding acetate--CoA ligase yields MEPLKQENRVFNPPADFVKSAAIPGMEAYNKLCAEANADYDGFWGRLAKENLYWKKPFTKVLDESKAPFYKWFEDGTTNASYNCLDRQVEAGLGDKTAIIFEADDGTVTKVTYKEMLERVCKMANALRKMGVKSGDSVIIYMAMTIEGIVAMQACARIGAIHSVVFGGFSAQALRDRIMDVGAVAVITADGQFRGGKALPLKAICDEALSTGECPKVKHVIVSKRTGTDVTMQAGRDVWMQEIVANEATTCEPEWVSAEHPLFILYTSGSTGKPKGVQHSTGGYLLWAILTMKWTFDIKPNDVFWCTADIGWVTGHSYITYGPLAVGATEIVFEGVPTYPNAGRFWDMIQKHKASIFYTAPTAIRSLIKASSNDEAVHPKSYDLSSLRLLGSVGEPINPEAWMWYYENVGNSKCPIADTFWQTETGGHMISPLPGATPMIPGSCTLPLPGIQAAIVDEAGVDVPNGQGGILVVKRPWPSMIRTIWNDADRFVKSYFPEELGGTLYLAGDGAIRNKDTGYFTITGRIDDVLNVSGHRMGTMEIESCLVANPLVAEAAVVGRPDELTGEAICVFVVLKGGRPTGDDAKKLATELRNWVGKEIGPIAKPKDVRFGDNLPKTRSGKIMRRLLRVIAKGEEVTQDTSTLENPHILDQLKESL; encoded by the coding sequence ATGGAACCATTAAAGCAAGAAAACCGCGTATTTAACCCGCCTGCAGACTTTGTAAAGAGCGCGGCCATTCCAGGTATGGAAGCCTATAACAAGCTTTGTGCTGAAGCTAATGCGGATTACGACGGTTTCTGGGGTCGTCTTGCTAAAGAGAATCTCTATTGGAAAAAACCTTTTACCAAGGTTTTGGATGAATCCAAAGCGCCTTTCTATAAATGGTTCGAAGATGGCACAACGAATGCCTCCTATAACTGCTTGGATCGCCAAGTGGAAGCCGGCTTAGGCGATAAAACAGCCATCATTTTTGAAGCCGATGACGGCACAGTTACTAAAGTAACTTACAAAGAGATGCTTGAGCGCGTTTGCAAAATGGCAAATGCTCTGCGTAAGATGGGCGTTAAGTCAGGTGACAGTGTCATCATTTACATGGCTATGACGATTGAAGGCATTGTTGCTATGCAGGCATGCGCCCGTATTGGCGCAATTCACTCGGTAGTGTTTGGCGGATTCTCTGCACAAGCCTTGCGTGATCGGATTATGGACGTAGGTGCAGTTGCCGTCATTACAGCCGATGGTCAATTCCGCGGCGGTAAAGCATTGCCATTAAAAGCTATTTGTGACGAAGCCTTGTCTACTGGCGAGTGCCCTAAGGTGAAGCATGTCATCGTGAGCAAGCGTACTGGCACTGATGTCACGATGCAAGCTGGTCGCGACGTTTGGATGCAAGAGATCGTAGCGAATGAAGCAACGACATGCGAGCCAGAGTGGGTCAGCGCTGAGCATCCATTGTTCATTCTTTACACATCCGGTTCAACTGGTAAACCAAAGGGTGTACAGCACTCTACTGGCGGCTACCTCTTATGGGCCATTCTCACAATGAAGTGGACATTTGACATCAAGCCAAACGATGTGTTCTGGTGTACTGCCGACATTGGTTGGGTAACAGGTCACTCCTATATTACCTATGGTCCACTCGCAGTCGGCGCCACTGAGATCGTATTTGAAGGTGTTCCAACATATCCAAATGCTGGCCGTTTCTGGGACATGATCCAAAAACATAAAGCCTCTATTTTCTATACAGCACCAACAGCGATTCGTTCATTGATCAAAGCATCTAGCAACGATGAAGCGGTGCATCCCAAGAGCTACGATTTGTCTTCATTGCGTCTCTTAGGTTCTGTTGGTGAGCCAATCAATCCAGAAGCATGGATGTGGTACTACGAGAATGTTGGTAATTCCAAGTGCCCAATCGCAGATACATTCTGGCAAACAGAAACTGGCGGTCACATGATTTCTCCATTGCCGGGCGCAACCCCAATGATTCCTGGTTCGTGCACATTGCCACTGCCAGGTATTCAGGCGGCGATTGTGGACGAGGCTGGTGTTGATGTTCCAAACGGCCAAGGCGGCATCTTGGTTGTGAAGCGTCCATGGCCTTCCATGATTCGTACAATTTGGAATGATGCAGATCGTTTTGTAAAGTCTTACTTCCCAGAAGAGTTGGGCGGTACTTTATATCTGGCTGGAGACGGCGCAATTCGTAATAAAGACACTGGCTACTTCACCATTACGGGTCGTATCGATGACGTCTTGAACGTTTCTGGTCACCGCATGGGTACGATGGAAATCGAATCTTGCTTGGTGGCTAACCCATTAGTTGCTGAAGCAGCAGTGGTTGGTCGCCCTGATGAATTGACAGGTGAGGCGATTTGCGTATTCGTTGTTCTCAAAGGTGGTCGCCCAACCGGTGATGATGCCAAGAAACTTGCTACCGAATTGCGCAACTGGGTCGGTAAAGAGATCGGCCCGATCGCCAAGCCCAAGGATGTGCGTTTCGGCGACAACTTGCCCAAGACCCGTTCTGGCAAGATCATGCGCCGTCTCTTGCGTGTGATTGCTAAAGGCGAAGAGGTGACTCAAGACACCTCAACCCTGGAAAACCCACACATCTTGGACCAGCTCAAAGAGTCTTTATAA
- a CDS encoding fumarate hydratase, whose translation MTNIKQNDLIQSVADAFQFISYYHPKDFITAMGKAYELEQGEAAKDAIAQILTNSRMCAEGHRPMCQDTGIAVVFLKIGMNVQWPDATMSVSDMVNEGVRRAYLNPDNTLRASVLSDPAGKRKNTGDNTPAVIHYEIVPGDDVEVICAAKGGGSENKAKMVMLNPSDSIVDWVLKTLPTMGAGWCPPGILGIGIGGTPEKAMLMAKESLMGPVDIQELIERGAKTRAEELRLELYEKVNKLGIGAQGLGGLATVLDIKIMEYPTHAASLPVAMIPNCAATRHVHFHLHGDGPAKLEAPSLSDWPDVTWTPDVQKSKRVNLDTLTPEEVASWKPGQTLLLNGKILTGRDAAHKRIQDMLAKGEELPVDFKNRVIYYVGPVDPVRDEVVGPAGPTTSTRMDKFTEMMLAKTGLISMIGKAERGPEAIEAIKKHKSAYLMVVGGAAYLVSKAIQASKVVGFADLGMEAIYEFDVKDMPVTVAVNSEGISMHETGPKEWQTKIAGIPVKIA comes from the coding sequence ATGACCAATATTAAACAAAACGACCTGATTCAAAGCGTTGCAGATGCATTCCAGTTCATCTCTTATTACCACCCCAAGGACTTTATTACTGCCATGGGTAAGGCTTATGAGCTTGAACAAGGTGAGGCGGCCAAGGATGCTATTGCTCAAATTCTGACCAATAGCCGTATGTGCGCTGAAGGTCACCGACCTATGTGCCAAGACACTGGCATTGCAGTGGTTTTCTTAAAGATTGGCATGAATGTCCAATGGCCTGATGCCACTATGAGTGTTTCTGACATGGTGAATGAAGGTGTTCGTCGTGCTTACCTCAACCCAGACAATACTTTGCGCGCATCAGTCCTCTCTGATCCAGCGGGTAAACGCAAAAATACTGGCGACAACACACCAGCAGTAATCCATTACGAAATTGTCCCGGGCGACGATGTTGAAGTAATTTGTGCAGCCAAAGGTGGCGGCTCAGAAAACAAAGCCAAGATGGTCATGCTCAACCCTTCTGATTCAATTGTGGATTGGGTACTTAAAACGCTTCCTACTATGGGTGCAGGCTGGTGCCCTCCCGGCATCCTCGGCATTGGCATAGGTGGCACACCAGAAAAAGCCATGCTCATGGCAAAAGAATCTTTGATGGGTCCAGTAGATATTCAGGAACTTATTGAGCGTGGTGCTAAAACTCGCGCTGAAGAACTGCGTTTAGAGCTCTATGAAAAAGTAAACAAATTGGGTATCGGCGCCCAAGGTCTTGGTGGCTTAGCTACCGTGCTAGATATCAAGATAATGGAATATCCAACGCATGCAGCGTCATTGCCTGTTGCGATGATTCCAAACTGTGCAGCTACTCGCCATGTACATTTCCATTTACACGGTGATGGTCCTGCAAAACTAGAGGCTCCTTCCCTGTCTGATTGGCCAGATGTCACCTGGACTCCAGACGTTCAAAAATCTAAACGCGTTAATTTAGATACCCTTACTCCAGAAGAAGTCGCGAGCTGGAAACCAGGCCAAACTTTATTGCTTAACGGTAAGATTTTGACTGGTCGTGATGCTGCGCACAAACGTATTCAAGACATGCTTGCAAAGGGTGAAGAGCTTCCAGTGGACTTTAAAAACCGCGTGATCTATTACGTCGGCCCTGTTGATCCTGTGCGCGATGAAGTGGTTGGCCCTGCAGGCCCCACTACCTCTACCCGCATGGATAAGTTCACTGAAATGATGCTTGCCAAAACTGGCTTGATTTCCATGATTGGTAAAGCAGAGCGTGGTCCAGAAGCGATTGAAGCCATCAAGAAGCATAAGTCAGCCTATTTAATGGTTGTTGGTGGCGCTGCTTACTTGGTATCTAAGGCTATCCAAGCATCTAAGGTGGTAGGCTTTGCTGACTTAGGCATGGAAGCTATTTATGAGTTTGATGTCAAAGATATGCCAGTAACTGTTGCAGTGAACTCGGAAGGCATCTCGATGCACGAGACTGGGCCTAAAGAGTGGCAAACCAAGATTGCTGGTATTCCAGTCAAGATCGCTTAA
- the murI gene encoding glutamate racemase, translated as MALIGVFDSGVGGLSILDEALRQLPQHDYVYLADSANAPYGEKSSAWIAARSLTLCRHLASQGCDAIVVACNTATAEAIKQIRETLSIPIIGVEPGIKPASMQSQNNIVGVLATEATLKSDKFNALLNTLPTDCRFIKQAGAGLVPLIESGKADGEETLELLAKHLEPIQDAGADTLVLGCTHYPFLRKSIRKLLGESITLIDTSDAVVRQLKRQLESLQKANLAMGHGTVLFLSSKNEVSLLLMAQDLMSADLNSHIVEARILGEVR; from the coding sequence TTGGCACTAATCGGAGTATTTGATTCTGGCGTTGGAGGCTTATCCATTTTGGATGAGGCTCTGCGCCAACTTCCACAGCACGATTATGTTTATCTTGCCGACTCCGCCAATGCACCTTATGGCGAAAAATCGAGTGCTTGGATTGCAGCACGCAGTCTTACTTTATGCAGGCATCTAGCAAGTCAAGGATGTGATGCCATCGTAGTTGCCTGCAATACCGCAACCGCTGAAGCAATAAAGCAGATTCGAGAAACGCTTTCTATCCCGATCATTGGAGTAGAGCCAGGCATTAAGCCAGCATCGATGCAATCTCAAAATAATATAGTTGGAGTCCTTGCTACTGAAGCAACCCTGAAGAGCGATAAGTTCAACGCTCTATTAAACACTCTGCCAACTGATTGCAGATTCATCAAACAAGCAGGCGCAGGCTTGGTTCCTTTAATTGAATCAGGTAAGGCAGATGGCGAAGAAACATTAGAGTTGCTTGCCAAACATCTTGAACCTATTCAGGATGCTGGTGCAGATACCCTAGTACTTGGCTGCACCCACTACCCCTTTTTAAGGAAATCGATTCGTAAACTGCTTGGTGAATCCATTACGCTGATTGACACTAGCGATGCGGTAGTCAGGCAACTCAAAAGACAGCTTGAGAGTCTACAAAAGGCAAACCTTGCTATGGGGCATGGAACAGTACTATTTCTAAGTAGTAAAAATGAAGTTTCACTATTGCTGATGGCACAAGATTTAATGTCTGCAGATTTGAATTCACATATAGTAGAAGCACGCATCTTAGGCGAAGTGAGATGA